From Paenibacillus physcomitrellae, the proteins below share one genomic window:
- a CDS encoding HD-GYP domain-containing protein has protein sequence MNEGKLFTLIDSAMDEIKLAFHPVSRYQEIPFNLLRSNVLPVILRLSEHPFLSHYFNYMEDKDTYTYRHSIGVAIITHAIGLIIDFDQQELVELTEAGFLHDIGKAKIPEEIINKPGALTDEEYAIIQNHTCFGYEIMKNIPILTYRQALVALQHHEREDGRGYPFRLRGEEINHHSKIVAIADVFHAMISKRSYKSPVPIYKVLFEITESRYGTLDPSIFLPFVKKIMNYMIGNEVLLSNGMKGKITHIPSNDPVRPLIQTDGVYLDLRSERSIQLLEVI, from the coding sequence ATGAATGAGGGAAAACTCTTTACTCTAATTGATTCTGCAATGGATGAGATTAAACTCGCGTTTCATCCTGTCAGCCGGTACCAGGAAATTCCTTTCAATTTGCTCAGAAGTAATGTGTTACCTGTAATTTTAAGATTAAGTGAACACCCATTTCTTAGTCATTATTTCAATTATATGGAGGATAAAGATACATATACTTACCGACACAGCATAGGTGTAGCCATTATTACTCATGCAATAGGATTAATTATAGACTTCGATCAGCAGGAACTTGTAGAGCTCACTGAAGCAGGTTTCCTGCACGACATTGGAAAAGCCAAGATACCAGAAGAAATTATTAATAAACCTGGCGCATTAACTGACGAAGAATATGCCATAATTCAAAATCATACATGTTTTGGTTATGAGATTATGAAGAATATCCCTATTCTTACTTACCGACAGGCTTTAGTGGCGCTTCAGCATCATGAAAGAGAAGACGGCAGGGGTTATCCTTTTCGCTTAAGGGGAGAGGAGATTAATCACCACAGCAAAATAGTGGCCATAGCGGATGTTTTTCATGCCATGATATCCAAAAGGTCTTATAAGTCCCCGGTTCCTATCTATAAGGTTCTGTTTGAAATAACCGAAAGCAGATATGGAACTCTTGATCCTTCTATTTTCCTTCCTTTTGTAAAAAAAATTATGAATTATATGATCGGGAATGAAGTGCTTTTGTCCAACGGGATGAAGGGGAAAATAACTCACATTCCGTCAAATGACCCGGTTCGTCCGCTTATCCAGACAGATGGTGTTTATTTAGATTTAAGAAGTGAAAGGTCTATTCAACTGTTAGAAGTTATTTAA
- a CDS encoding sensor domain-containing diguanylate cyclase, producing MGALSLSNLEKSILNSMLEPALVIDTEGSILAANHAWNNQPFHVSESVRQESLGKNFIKHFADVPLQRGISRVFQDQIGVFFRKISYLDGREAYTFICRVTPIKNENSETLGALIVFYDLTNHTLLEQYYKQGIEKYRNISLFSRDLIKITDMNGNVEYESPSHHDVLGYINEANIFMKVHPDDISRLKEVYAEVGNCRDSVKVEVRKQHKDGQWMWIEAVCSPIFSEEGEVESCLIISRDISERKKMELEMEQMAFFDSLTGIYNRRKIKQIMEEVLDEARLSESGAAFLIMDLDKFKDINDNFGHDAGDAVLQEFAKRIMSCRREGDYVGRLSGDEFTVVMKGVRSRGDIYEFIKLFKDSLRPSILLPDGFTRLKIRSSVGFGIYPDHGSTTSELFKHADVALYKEKRRKSRYNVSRR from the coding sequence ATGGGAGCTCTCAGCTTATCCAACCTTGAAAAATCCATCTTAAATTCAATGCTTGAGCCTGCTTTAGTTATTGATACTGAAGGCAGTATTTTAGCAGCCAACCATGCTTGGAATAATCAACCTTTTCACGTGAGCGAGTCAGTGAGGCAAGAATCTCTGGGGAAGAATTTTATTAAACATTTTGCGGACGTTCCGTTGCAACGGGGAATCTCGAGAGTTTTCCAAGATCAGATCGGTGTTTTTTTTCGGAAAATATCTTATTTGGATGGTCGTGAAGCCTATACTTTTATTTGCCGTGTCACCCCTATTAAAAACGAAAATTCTGAAACCTTAGGAGCTTTAATCGTATTTTATGATCTAACCAATCATACGCTTCTCGAACAATATTACAAGCAGGGAATAGAGAAATACAGAAATATTTCCTTATTTTCCCGAGACTTAATTAAAATCACCGATATGAACGGTAATGTGGAATATGAATCACCTTCTCATCATGATGTGCTGGGATATATCAATGAAGCCAATATCTTTATGAAAGTACATCCAGATGACATAAGCCGATTAAAGGAGGTTTATGCTGAGGTTGGGAATTGTAGGGATTCCGTAAAAGTTGAAGTTCGAAAGCAGCATAAAGACGGACAATGGATGTGGATAGAAGCAGTCTGTTCTCCTATTTTCTCAGAGGAAGGCGAGGTTGAAAGTTGTCTAATCATTTCCCGTGATATCAGTGAAAGAAAGAAAATGGAACTTGAAATGGAACAAATGGCATTTTTCGATTCTTTAACGGGGATTTATAACAGACGGAAGATAAAGCAAATTATGGAGGAAGTGTTGGACGAGGCCCGGCTTTCAGAAAGCGGTGCAGCCTTCCTTATTATGGACTTAGACAAGTTTAAGGATATAAACGACAATTTTGGACACGATGCCGGTGATGCCGTACTGCAGGAATTTGCCAAACGGATTATGAGCTGCCGGAGAGAGGGAGACTACGTAGGACGATTAAGCGGGGATGAATTTACAGTTGTAATGAAAGGGGTGCGGAGCCGGGGGGACATCTATGAATTTATTAAACTATTTAAGGATTCTTTGAGACCGTCTATTTTGCTTCCGGATGGATTCACCCGTCTAAAGATAAGATCCAGTGTCGGGTTTGGTATTTATCCAGACCATGGATCAACGACTTCTGAATTATTCAAACATGCAGATGTGGCTCTTTATAAAGAGAAAAGAAGAAAGAGCAGGTACAACGTCAGCCGGAGGTAA
- a CDS encoding response regulator — MAKILVVEDNPAMRQIYRLMLNKNGYDVVAETADGREAIKLYTSTDPDLVILDHRLLSLEGIDVAKILLELDPTARIILCSSDSDKLKSSALKLGILSVLQKPFNYDQFIATVGFLLEKTPDKQ, encoded by the coding sequence ATGGCAAAGATACTTGTTGTCGAAGATAATCCCGCTATGAGACAAATATACCGTTTGATGCTCAATAAAAACGGTTATGACGTTGTTGCGGAAACAGCGGACGGAAGAGAAGCAATAAAGTTATATACTTCTACGGATCCAGATCTGGTTATTTTGGATCATCGTTTACTATCTCTAGAAGGGATAGATGTGGCGAAAATTTTGCTTGAGTTAGACCCCACGGCCCGAATTATTCTCTGTTCGTCTGATTCAGACAAACTCAAATCATCGGCCCTCAAGCTTGGGATTCTTTCCGTTTTGCAGAAACCGTTTAATTATGACCAATTTATTGCAACAGTAGGCTTTCTTCTGGAAAAAACTCCAGACAAGCAGTGA
- a CDS encoding methyl-accepting chemotaxis protein has product MWINNLKTGTKLVGLISISILCIALVGMTGFFYMNKIAGNSSSVYQNGLIPVQTIGQFQINNRAIDSYLLEMMVTKDTERLNKLVDNIHTKLEASESALESYEKSNIDKKVVDLINQYKSNNAQFKSELNQTISLSLNGEYDEAYNSYFNKVKPLRSTLAAISDEISNSNNKQAEDLNKSNHMYLKKAMIIMVLTITISVLLSLILGYWIYTMIVRPVKLVQSLMSKAEEGDLTIKGSYKTTDEFGILITSFNDMIHGIRSTIQAVQENAESLAASSEELSSSAEETGKATNEIAQNVQETAIGTERQLVAISETAAIIKNISSNLEEIFEVSNLVSISSDHSSSNARAGNLAVKTVIDQMNTIEAKVNEVTLSAVRLSESSKEIDQIVSFISEVSKQTNLLALNAAIEASRASDQGRGFSVVAAEVKKLSEQTAGSAKQIEQKVALIRQETVNIMSYIGETGAEVNKGVNMAHSAGEAFETIRLSTDEVTVQIENMTTAVEKIAEGSKIMVQAITDIESASENAAAGMQNVSAATEEQLASMQEVSASAVYLAQMSEQLFDTVKKFRIEKES; this is encoded by the coding sequence ATGTGGATTAACAATTTGAAGACAGGGACTAAATTGGTTGGTTTAATAAGTATTTCAATTTTGTGTATTGCTTTGGTTGGGATGACAGGCTTTTTTTATATGAATAAAATTGCAGGCAACTCCTCTTCCGTTTATCAAAACGGATTAATCCCTGTACAAACGATAGGACAATTTCAAATAAATAACAGGGCGATAGACTCCTACTTGCTTGAAATGATGGTAACTAAGGATACAGAAAGACTTAACAAGCTGGTTGACAATATTCATACAAAATTAGAGGCTAGCGAAAGCGCGCTTGAAAGCTACGAAAAAAGTAATATAGATAAGAAAGTTGTTGATTTAATCAATCAATACAAGTCAAACAATGCCCAATTTAAATCGGAGTTGAATCAAACCATTAGTTTATCTCTGAACGGGGAGTACGATGAAGCTTATAATAGTTATTTCAATAAGGTTAAACCTCTTAGGTCAACACTTGCTGCTATTTCAGATGAAATTAGCAACAGTAATAACAAGCAGGCTGAAGACTTAAATAAGTCAAATCACATGTATTTAAAAAAGGCTATGATTATCATGGTTCTGACAATTACGATAAGTGTCTTACTAAGTCTGATCCTAGGATATTGGATTTATACAATGATTGTAAGACCGGTAAAGCTTGTTCAAAGTTTGATGAGCAAAGCCGAAGAAGGGGATTTGACTATAAAAGGATCATATAAAACCACGGATGAATTCGGGATATTGATTACTTCCTTTAATGATATGATACATGGGATTCGTTCTACCATTCAAGCTGTACAAGAAAATGCGGAAAGTTTGGCTGCTTCCTCAGAAGAATTAAGTTCGAGTGCGGAAGAGACAGGAAAAGCAACCAACGAAATTGCTCAAAACGTCCAGGAAACAGCGATAGGAACAGAACGCCAGCTTGTAGCTATTTCCGAGACAGCAGCAATCATAAAGAATATTTCTTCTAATTTGGAGGAGATCTTTGAGGTATCCAATTTGGTTTCTATTTCCTCTGACCATTCTTCTAGTAATGCCCGAGCAGGAAATCTGGCAGTAAAGACGGTCATTGATCAGATGAATACAATAGAAGCAAAAGTAAATGAAGTTACGCTTAGTGCCGTTAGATTGAGTGAGAGTTCCAAAGAAATTGATCAGATCGTTAGCTTTATTTCGGAAGTATCCAAACAGACTAATTTACTTGCGCTAAACGCTGCCATTGAAGCTTCTCGGGCAAGTGACCAAGGGCGTGGATTTTCGGTAGTAGCTGCAGAGGTAAAAAAGCTATCTGAGCAAACGGCAGGATCGGCTAAGCAGATTGAACAAAAAGTGGCCTTAATTAGACAGGAAACCGTAAATATTATGTCTTATATTGGAGAAACCGGTGCAGAGGTCAATAAAGGAGTGAACATGGCCCATTCAGCGGGAGAAGCATTTGAGACGATAAGGCTATCAACAGATGAAGTAACCGTGCAAATAGAGAATATGACCACTGCAGTTGAGAAAATAGCGGAGGGTTCGAAAATAATGGTCCAGGCTATCACTGACATCGAAAGCGCTTCCGAAAATGCAGCCGCAGGCATGCAGAATGTTTCGGCTGCAACAGAAGAGCAGCTGGCTTCCATGCAGGAGGTCTCAGCTTCAGCAGTCTATCTGGCTCAGATGTCTGAACAGCTTTTTGATACAGTTAAGAAATTCAGAATTGAGAAAGAATCCTAA
- a CDS encoding PilZ domain-containing protein yields the protein MYSRRNEPFRYEFNEFLKGRFEIINIDGQEIESHTGPVDVIDLSYNGAKLVTNLNLMNENRDIVIMLHFKISKEDFSIPGSIVYKEAKASGEFLYGVHLNTSKEIKNRLTQELKDYAWKQVKEKE from the coding sequence GTGTATAGCAGAAGAAACGAACCCTTTCGTTATGAATTTAATGAATTTTTGAAGGGCAGATTTGAAATTATAAACATTGATGGACAAGAAATAGAAAGTCATACCGGCCCTGTTGATGTTATAGACCTTAGCTATAATGGAGCAAAGCTCGTGACTAATTTAAATTTAATGAATGAAAACAGGGACATCGTAATTATGCTTCATTTTAAAATATCAAAGGAGGATTTTTCCATCCCGGGCTCAATTGTTTATAAAGAGGCCAAGGCCTCAGGCGAGTTTTTATACGGCGTTCATTTGAATACCAGTAAGGAAATCAAGAATCGGCTTACCCAGGAACTCAAAGATTATGCATGGAAGCAAGTCAAAGAGAAGGAATAA
- a CDS encoding MASE3 domain-containing protein, with protein MKREALRRYIPIITAFVMFVLSRGIYRLQDLFYNPKYFLLLHTSLEFFSVSISFFIALLGWFLFPLTRSKYGVLFGAVFLSVGILDLFHTLVFAGMPFGLDSRAGVWFWLSARMTECVSLFVIILYPDHTRFSTGIRYKSYGISLLATGGVCAVLLFSMDIFPSLVVAETHEPSFAKVVTEYVISAFHLATVIFVFKRLKNSVGVQKNYLATACFLIMLAELIFTLYKNVYDFDALLGHIFKVSGYCYLLIAVYLSTIKKYYSRLAESEKKVKQTNIWLSTLITNLNSGILVLNETNKEVLINDKFREMFQKDDSESLQNHLAAGDLPSQVNEIQKGKRMVVDQVIELSDGRVLEFDYIPTYVEEIFQGSLLKFTDVTFKRKLSLEIIRAKEEAEKASHFKTEFLSKLSHELRIPLNNIIGYAQILDLEKSESLSELEENSIQRILSSGFHLIEIVNNILDLSKIEAGVIFLDKKEINPFQIMKDCLKELRPLIMEKEIKVHLQLQEEKWNGTKIVGDPLRLKQVFLNVLQNGIKYNKKSGDLTVYTDKKDRWLVFRIEDTGNGILPEDLPNIFSPFYRSAAHRNRIEGTGIGLSISKQLLELMEGDIYASSVEGEGSSFTIRLPIENRDLN; from the coding sequence ATGAAACGGGAGGCCTTACGTCGTTATATTCCTATTATTACCGCTTTTGTTATGTTTGTTTTATCAAGAGGAATATACCGTTTGCAGGATTTGTTTTATAATCCCAAGTATTTTCTGCTCCTTCATACCAGCTTGGAATTTTTCAGTGTATCGATATCATTTTTTATAGCGCTTTTAGGATGGTTTTTATTTCCTTTGACTAGATCAAAGTACGGAGTATTATTTGGCGCAGTGTTTTTATCTGTAGGTATACTGGATTTGTTCCATACCTTGGTTTTTGCCGGAATGCCATTTGGACTTGATTCAAGAGCAGGTGTCTGGTTTTGGCTGAGCGCAAGAATGACCGAGTGTGTATCTTTGTTTGTTATTATCCTTTATCCGGACCATACCCGATTCTCAACTGGAATTCGGTATAAAAGTTATGGCATTTCCCTTCTGGCCACTGGGGGAGTTTGTGCGGTACTTTTGTTCTCTATGGATATTTTCCCGTCTTTAGTCGTTGCAGAAACTCACGAACCTTCCTTCGCTAAGGTGGTAACTGAATATGTAATCAGTGCATTTCATTTAGCGACGGTAATCTTTGTGTTCAAAAGACTGAAGAATAGCGTCGGAGTACAAAAAAACTATTTGGCAACAGCTTGCTTCTTAATCATGTTAGCTGAGCTTATTTTTACGTTATATAAAAACGTTTATGATTTTGATGCCTTGCTTGGACATATTTTCAAAGTGTCAGGCTACTGCTACTTACTAATTGCAGTTTATTTGTCTACGATTAAGAAATATTACTCCAGGCTTGCGGAATCAGAGAAAAAGGTTAAGCAGACCAATATATGGCTCAGTACATTAATTACAAATTTAAATTCAGGTATTCTTGTCCTTAATGAAACCAATAAAGAAGTTCTGATCAATGATAAGTTTAGGGAAATGTTCCAAAAGGATGATTCCGAATCTCTTCAAAATCATCTTGCTGCTGGAGACCTTCCAAGTCAGGTGAATGAAATTCAAAAGGGAAAACGAATGGTTGTGGATCAGGTGATCGAATTATCCGATGGACGGGTGCTGGAGTTTGATTATATTCCGACTTACGTTGAGGAGATCTTTCAGGGCAGTCTGCTGAAATTTACGGACGTCACTTTTAAAAGGAAGCTGTCTCTTGAAATAATCAGAGCCAAGGAAGAGGCGGAAAAAGCCAGTCACTTTAAAACAGAATTTCTATCAAAACTGAGCCATGAGCTGAGAATTCCCTTAAACAACATTATTGGATATGCTCAAATTCTTGATTTGGAGAAAAGTGAATCTTTAAGTGAACTGGAGGAAAACAGTATCCAAAGAATTTTAAGTTCAGGTTTTCATCTAATCGAAATTGTGAATAACATTCTTGATTTATCAAAAATAGAAGCCGGGGTTATTTTCTTGGATAAAAAGGAGATCAATCCGTTTCAAATCATGAAGGATTGTCTGAAGGAACTTAGACCTTTGATCATGGAAAAAGAGATAAAAGTCCATTTGCAATTACAAGAGGAAAAATGGAATGGAACAAAGATTGTAGGAGACCCGCTAAGACTAAAACAAGTATTTCTTAACGTTCTTCAGAATGGAATTAAATATAATAAAAAATCCGGTGATTTGACTGTTTACACTGATAAAAAGGACCGCTGGCTTGTATTCCGTATAGAGGATACGGGCAATGGGATATTGCCGGAGGACCTTCCTAATATATTTAGCCCATTCTACAGATCAGCTGCTCATCGGAATAGAATTGAGGGAACAGGGATAGGTTTGTCTATATCTAAACAACTTCTTGAACTCATGGAAGGAGATATTTATGCCAGCAGTGTAGAAGGAGAGGGCAGTTCATTTACAATAAGGCTTCCAATAGAAAACAGAGATTTGAATTGA
- the tlp gene encoding small acid-soluble spore protein Tlp — translation MPKPDNREDNAVHLQQHINHTIANLNEAEEYLDEHADEISASEKQEIEAKNDNRRMSLKGFREEIQDESSK, via the coding sequence GTGCCTAAACCGGATAACCGCGAAGATAATGCCGTTCATCTGCAGCAGCATATCAACCACACAATCGCGAACCTGAATGAAGCCGAGGAATACCTCGATGAGCATGCGGACGAAATTTCCGCTTCCGAGAAACAGGAAATCGAGGCCAAAAACGATAACCGCCGAATGAGCCTCAAAGGCTTCAGAGAGGAAATTCAGGACGAGAGCAGTAAATAA
- a CDS encoding HEAT repeat domain-containing protein — MSQEEILNELPENYTELKKQANRSADWRARLAAVEELGQYDHKQVIDILTRLLETDPVTTVQNAAYEKLKAFGYQVKQPVTNKPEPVKGVSKILLRIKKSLPRDHTYEDFKEKFKKMRIDVYDTYEGEKGDEFDAWLKDMWAKAGR, encoded by the coding sequence TTGAGCCAAGAAGAAATTTTGAATGAGTTGCCTGAGAATTACACCGAGTTGAAAAAGCAGGCCAACCGCTCTGCGGATTGGAGAGCACGTCTTGCCGCCGTGGAAGAGTTGGGCCAGTATGACCATAAGCAGGTAATAGACATTTTGACCCGTCTGCTTGAAACTGATCCGGTAACCACCGTACAGAACGCCGCTTACGAGAAGCTTAAAGCTTTTGGTTACCAGGTGAAGCAGCCCGTCACAAACAAGCCGGAGCCGGTAAAAGGAGTGTCCAAAATCCTGCTTCGCATCAAGAAGAGCCTTCCGCGTGATCACACTTACGAGGATTTCAAAGAGAAATTCAAGAAGATGCGCATCGACGTGTATGACACCTACGAAGGGGAAAAAGGCGACGAATTCGACGCATGGCTAAAGGATATGTGGGCTAAAGCGGGAAGATAA
- a CDS encoding amidase family protein: protein MKKLNFSLARIALAGSLLLQVPGFTMAQSSSGTVSQAELLSLLTQSTGKPITSDAKWGDSAISRGEAAEMIQQLLNLKDASPVYTDVTPNSPYAAAIGAVSKAEIMNGIPGGSFDLKSELTPAQASILTQRVAYYSKLSSISANSVSGLMIDDIEQGLRTGAFTCMQLTDAYVERIEAYDQKGPQLNAIIHVNDKAHEQAELLDQKQQAGAELGAAHCVPVVVKDVINTKEMPTTNGSELFKDWVPQSNATVINRLEQQGAIILAKTNLDDFAAAVYGISSLGGAIKNPYDLTRTVGGSSGGSAAAVAAQYAPLAIGTDTGGSLRIPAALTGVVTIRPTMGLVSQNGIFPRAFTQDTAGPLAADVKDAAIGLDLIAGYDPADPKTARSVGQIPSKGYASFAKGGRLDGKKIGLVTGGLAIWGDQPNGPVVTLLRQAAKDIESLGGQVVEIAGPDKDLLGMASVITFESAHDVNQFLSEQGEDVPVKTFKELYESGKYSSYAKESYDREIQIDPDGLAGNLDYQRALSARTELQDWTLNTMAKNGLDAIAYPTAAQTADLISKEQAGLFSRWSENTGFPAISVPMGYAESDTGSMLPANIEFLGRAFDESGLIQIASAYESGTKMRVAPTLPEIAAE from the coding sequence ATGAAGAAGTTGAACTTTAGTCTTGCACGAATTGCACTTGCCGGGAGTTTGCTGCTCCAGGTGCCGGGTTTTACCATGGCCCAGTCCTCATCAGGCACTGTATCCCAAGCTGAATTGCTAAGCTTGCTTACGCAATCCACCGGCAAACCTATAACCTCAGACGCCAAGTGGGGTGATTCCGCCATCAGCCGGGGAGAGGCAGCGGAAATGATTCAGCAGCTGCTGAATCTGAAGGATGCTTCCCCAGTCTACACGGATGTAACGCCAAACAGTCCTTATGCCGCAGCAATCGGTGCGGTCAGCAAAGCGGAAATCATGAACGGTATCCCTGGCGGCAGCTTTGATTTAAAGAGTGAACTAACTCCTGCCCAGGCTTCCATTTTGACCCAACGGGTGGCCTACTATTCCAAACTGTCTTCGATTTCGGCCAATTCGGTCTCAGGTCTCATGATCGATGATATTGAACAAGGATTGCGGACAGGCGCTTTTACTTGCATGCAGTTAACCGACGCTTATGTGGAGCGGATTGAAGCCTACGATCAGAAAGGCCCGCAGCTGAATGCAATTATCCATGTCAATGACAAAGCCCATGAGCAAGCTGAGCTGCTGGATCAAAAGCAGCAAGCGGGGGCTGAACTGGGGGCTGCACATTGCGTTCCTGTCGTTGTGAAGGATGTAATCAATACCAAAGAAATGCCGACCACAAACGGCTCAGAGTTGTTTAAGGACTGGGTACCTCAAAGCAATGCCACCGTCATTAACCGCCTTGAACAACAGGGCGCAATTATCCTCGCTAAAACCAACCTTGATGACTTTGCCGCAGCCGTTTACGGTATTTCCAGCTTGGGCGGGGCTATTAAAAATCCTTACGATCTCACTCGTACGGTCGGAGGTTCATCAGGCGGCAGCGCCGCTGCCGTGGCTGCTCAATACGCGCCGCTTGCAATCGGCACCGATACAGGCGGTTCACTCCGGATTCCGGCGGCGCTCACCGGTGTTGTTACGATACGTCCAACGATGGGGCTTGTCAGCCAAAACGGGATTTTTCCGCGGGCATTTACACAGGATACGGCCGGACCGTTGGCAGCGGATGTAAAAGATGCAGCTATCGGACTTGATCTTATCGCCGGCTACGATCCTGCCGACCCTAAGACCGCCCGCAGTGTCGGGCAAATCCCGTCGAAAGGTTATGCCTCCTTCGCCAAAGGAGGTAGACTGGACGGCAAGAAGATCGGTCTTGTGACCGGCGGCCTCGCCATTTGGGGTGACCAGCCTAATGGACCGGTAGTAACTCTACTCCGCCAAGCGGCGAAGGACATTGAATCCTTAGGTGGTCAGGTAGTCGAAATTGCGGGTCCGGACAAGGATCTACTGGGCATGGCTTCCGTGATTACCTTTGAATCGGCACATGACGTGAACCAATTCTTATCCGAGCAGGGCGAGGATGTTCCAGTTAAAACGTTCAAGGAATTGTACGAATCCGGCAAATACAGCTCTTATGCGAAAGAATCCTATGACCGCGAGATCCAAATCGATCCGGACGGCCTTGCGGGCAATTTGGATTACCAGCGTGCGCTTTCCGCTAGAACAGAGCTGCAGGACTGGACCTTGAACACTATGGCGAAAAATGGCTTGGACGCCATTGCGTACCCCACGGCCGCCCAAACCGCCGATCTGATCAGCAAGGAACAGGCTGGCCTGTTCAGCCGCTGGAGCGAAAATACCGGCTTCCCGGCCATCAGTGTTCCAATGGGTTATGCGGAGTCGGATACAGGCAGCATGCTGCCGGCCAACATTGAATTCCTTGGACGGGCCTTTGACGAATCCGGCCTCATCCAAATTGCCAGCGCTTATGAGAGCGGGACCAAGATGCGGGTAGCTCCGACGCTCCCGGAGATCGCGGCTGAATAG
- the pcp gene encoding pyroglutamyl-peptidase I translates to MTTKVLLSGFEPFGGEQINPSYEAVKKLNGKVIGDVELIGIQVPTVFGASIAVLTEAIERYQPDVVIAVGQAGGRAQITPERIAINVDDARIPDNKGGQPVDEPVIAGGPAAYWSTLPIKSIVRAIQEAGVPAAVSNTAGTFVCNHLFYGLMDYLQKKSPQSRGGFIHIPFLPEQALNNGQPSLSLEAIVLALQTAALESVHVLEDVRETGGTLH, encoded by the coding sequence ATGACTACAAAAGTATTGTTGTCCGGATTTGAACCCTTTGGCGGGGAGCAGATCAATCCGTCATATGAAGCGGTAAAAAAGCTGAACGGCAAGGTGATTGGCGATGTTGAACTGATCGGCATACAGGTGCCTACCGTATTTGGAGCATCGATTGCGGTCCTGACAGAAGCGATTGAGCGGTACCAGCCGGATGTGGTTATCGCCGTGGGACAAGCCGGAGGAAGGGCGCAGATTACGCCTGAGCGTATTGCCATTAATGTCGATGATGCCCGCATACCGGACAATAAAGGCGGGCAGCCTGTTGACGAACCCGTTATAGCAGGCGGACCAGCCGCTTATTGGTCCACGCTTCCGATCAAATCGATAGTTCGGGCGATCCAGGAAGCCGGAGTACCGGCAGCTGTATCCAATACGGCAGGGACCTTCGTGTGCAATCACTTGTTTTATGGGCTGATGGACTATTTGCAGAAGAAATCCCCGCAGAGCCGGGGCGGGTTTATCCATATTCCCTTCCTGCCCGAGCAGGCGCTGAACAATGGTCAGCCTTCCTTGAGTCTCGAAGCGATCGTTCTGGCTTTGCAGACGGCGGCGTTGGAGTCGGTCCACGTTCTGGAGGACGTTCGGGAAACGGGCGGTACACTGCATTAA